A section of the Polyodon spathula isolate WHYD16114869_AA chromosome 51, ASM1765450v1, whole genome shotgun sequence genome encodes:
- the vps45 gene encoding vacuolar protein sorting-associated protein 45, whose amino-acid sequence MNVTQAVKQYVSKMIESSGPGMKVLVIDKETTSIVSMVYTQSEILQKEVYLFERIDSQSRENMKHLKAICFLRPTKDNVEYLIQELRRPKYSVYFIYFSNVISKSEVKALAEADEQEVVAEVQEFYGDFIAVNPHLFSLNLVGCARGRAWDPALLSRTTHGLTSVLLALKKCPMIRYQHSSDMAKRLAESVKQIITKEYELFDFRKTEVPPLLLIVDRSDDAVTPLLNQWTYQAMVHELLGLNNNRIDLSGVPGVSKELREVVLSAESDDFYANNLYLNFGEIGTNIKNLMEDFQKKKPKGQQKLESIADMKAFVDNYPQFKKMSGTVSKHVTVVGELSRLVSERSLMEVSELEQELACQSDHSSAQQNVRRLLQNPKLSELDAARLVMLYALRYEKHSSNNLPALMEELHRKGVSESYRRMVQAVVEYGGKRVRGTDLINPNDAVAITKQFFKGLKGVENVYTQHQPLLQETLDQLIKGRLKDSQYPYLAPSTLRDRPQDIVVFVIGGATYEEAQSVYSLNRSTPGVRIVLGGTTIHNTKSFLDEVMAATTPGRGAERSQGSGRPASRR is encoded by the exons ATGAACGTCACGCAGGCGGTGAAGCAGTACGTGTCGAAAATGATCGAAAGCAGCGGGCCGGGGATGAAGGTCCTGGTGATAGATAAAGAGACG ACCAGCATAGTGAGCATGGTGTACACGCAGTCCGAGATTCTGCAGAAGGAGGTGTACCTCTTCGAGCGCATTGACTCCCAGAGCAGAGAAAACATGAAGCACCTCAAAGCGATCTGCTTCCTACGACCGACCAAG GATAATGTTGAATACTTGATCCAGGAGCTCCGCAGACCGAAATACAGCGTTTACTTCATCT ACTTCAGCAATGTGATCAGTAAGAGCGAGGTGAAGGCGCTGGCCGAGGCCGATGAACAGGAGGTGGTGGCAGAGGTGCAG GAGTTCTATGGAGACTTCATTGCAGTGAACCCCCACCTCTTCTCGCTCAATCTCGTCGGATGTGCTCGG GGTCGAGCCTGGGACCCTGCTCTCCTCTCTCGCACCACCCACGGGCTGACCTCCGTGCTGCTGGCTCTCAAGAAGTGCCCAATGATCCGCTACCAGCACTCCTCTGACATGGCCAAGAGACTGGCCGAGAGCGTCAAG CAAATCATCACCAAGGAGTACGAGCTCTTTGATTTCCGCAAGACGGAGGTGCCTCCTCTGCTCCTGATTGTGGACCGCAGTGATGATGCCGTCACCCCGTTATTGAACCAG TGGACGTACCAGGCGATGGTCCACGAGCTGCTGGGCCTGAACAACAACCGGATCGACCTGTCCGGAGTCCCGGGGGTCAGCAAGGAGCTGCGCGAGGTGGTGCTGAGTGCAGAGAGTGACGACTTCTACGCCAAT AACTTGTACCTGAATTTCGGGGAAATCGGCACCAACATTAAGAACCTGATGGAGGACTTTCAGAAGAAGAAACCCAAAGGACAGCAGAAGCTGGAGTCCATCGCAGACATGAAG GCGTTTGTGGATAACTACCCTCAGTTTAAGAAGATGTCGGGGACGGTGTCCAAGCACGTGACGGTGGTGGGGGAGCTGTCCCGGCTGGTCAGCGAGCGCAGCCTGATGGAGGTGTCTGAGCTGGAGCAGGAGCTGGCCTGCCAGAGTGACCACTCCAGTGCACAGCAG aACGTGCGCAGGCTGCTGCAGAACCCCAAGCTGAGCGAGCTGGACGCGGCCCGGCTGGTCATGCTGTACGCATTGCGCTACGAGAAGCACAGCAGCAACAACCTGCCCGCTCTCATGGAGGAGCTGCACAGGAAGGGGGTCTCCGAGTCCTACAGGAGG ATGGTGCAGGCAGTGGTGGAGTACGGTGGGAAGAGAGTGAGAGGAACTGACCTCATCAACCCGAACGACGCGGTGGCGATCACCAAGCAATTCTTCAAAGGGCTGAAG GGGGTGGAGAACGTGTACACACAGCACCAGCCTCTTCTACAGGAGACCTTGGACCAGCTGATCAAAGGCAGACTCAAGGACAGCCAGTACCCCTACCTGGCACCCAGCACACTGCGAGACAG GCCGCAGGATATTGTTGTGTTTGTAATCGGAGGCGCGACATACGAAGAGGCGCAGAGCGTGTACAGCCTGAACCGCAGCACCCCCGGGGTCCGAATCGTTCTGGGAGGAACCACCATCCACAACACCAAGAG